The window ATGCTTCGCTACGCGCCACGCAAACATCATGGAGGCGAGTTCTTCCTGTGCAGGCTTTCGCTTCGTGACAATCTTGAGACTGCCTTGTTGTATCCGCTCTGTGTCGGCATTCTGGAGAAGCAATCCGCCGGGAACACTCTTAATGTCCATCATTCCGAAGGAGCGGGCATCACCGTTGTTCTTGATGAGACGCCGGTCCTTCTTCTTCTTCAGAAATTCCACAACGCCCGTTTCAAACGCGGGTGCGACAATTACTTCTGTGAATACTTCGTTGATCATTTCCGCCGCGGCCATATCAACGGGAGCGTTAGCCGCTACTATGCCTCCAAACGCGGATTTCGTGTCCGTGGCAAACGCCCGCGCATACGCTTCCGCAACGGTTGAGGCTGAGCCGACGCCGCACGGATTTGTATGTTTAATGATGGCAACCGTCGGCTCTTCGAAATCCGCCGCAAGTCGGGCGGCGGCGGCAATATCGACAATGTTGTTGTACGATAGTTCTTTCCCGTGCAGCTTCTCGAATATCCTGCTGAATCCGCCGTACAGCACGGCCTTTTGATGAGGGTTCTCGCCGTACCGTAAAACCTGATCCTTCTGCATTGCGAAATGCGTGACATCGGGGAAAGGACTTTCGCCACCGCCTTGCGCATCAAGATATCCCGATATAACAGAGTCATACACGGTTGTATGACGAAACACCTCCTTTGCAAGCTCGAAGCAAGTCTTTTCGGAAAGCACGCAATGCTGCGCTTTCATCTCGGCAAGCAGGGCTTCATACCTGTCGGGATTGACGACAACGGCTTTGTGCTTGAAATTCTTCGCTGCTGCTCGCAACATGGTCGGCCCGCCTATGTCAATCTGTTCAATCGCCTCTTCCAATGTTACACCCGCTTTCGCCACAGTTTGCTCGAACGGATACAAATTCACAACTACAAGATCTATCGGCTCGACGCCGAGTTGTTCCAACTGCCGGGTATGCTCCTCATTGTCTGCAACGGCAAGCAGTCCGGCGTGAATTTTCGGGTGCAGCGTCTTGACGCGTCCGTCGAGTATTTCGGGAAATCCGGTAACGTCGGACACTGTACGAAAGGGAATGCCGGCGGCTTTCAAGACGTTGGATGTTCCCCCGGTCGAGATAATCCCGACATTCATGGCGCTGAGCGCCTTGGCAAATTCGGCGAGACCGCGTTTATCAGAAACACTGATGAGCGCGCGGTGAATATGCGGCAAGTCCTCTCCTCATTTGTTTTCTATTCGACAACTTCATCGTGAAGAACCTCCCCGACGGCAAACATCCTCACGGCCTCGGGATAGAGTTCGTGTTCAGTCGCCAGCACTTTTGCGGCAAGTGTTTCGGCGGTGTCATCCGGCGCGACTGCGACTTTCTTCTGCACAACAATCTTCCCTCTATCGTACTCCTCATCGACCATGTGAACTGTTGCGCCGGAGAATTGTTCGCGC of the Bacteroidota bacterium genome contains:
- the purH gene encoding bifunctional phosphoribosylaminoimidazolecarboxamide formyltransferase/IMP cyclohydrolase; the protein is MPHIHRALISVSDKRGLAEFAKALSAMNVGIISTGGTSNVLKAAGIPFRTVSDVTGFPEILDGRVKTLHPKIHAGLLAVADNEEHTRQLEQLGVEPIDLVVVNLYPFEQTVAKAGVTLEEAIEQIDIGGPTMLRAAAKNFKHKAVVVNPDRYEALLAEMKAQHCVLSEKTCFELAKEVFRHTTVYDSVISGYLDAQGGGESPFPDVTHFAMQKDQVLRYGENPHQKAVLYGGFSRIFEKLHGKELSYNNIVDIAAAARLAADFEEPTVAIIKHTNPCGVGSASTVAEAYARAFATDTKSAFGGIVAANAPVDMAAAEMINEVFTEVIVAPAFETGVVEFLKKKKDRRLIKNNGDARSFGMMDIKSVPGGLLLQNADTERIQQGSLKIVTKRKPAQEELASMMFAWRVAKHVKSNAIVYALADRTIGIGAGQMSRVDSARLAAWKAAEMGLSVRDTAVASDAFFPFADGLLEAVHAGSTCVIQPGGSVRDEEVIAAADQHDIAMAFTGIRHFKH